The following DNA comes from Actinomycetota bacterium.
TAAAAGTATTGTTTGCCAAAGAAGTTTATACCATAAATCCGGCCTTGGTTCAAGCTGATCGCCAAACCCTTCATGCAGCTTTTAAAACAGCCGGATTTACCTGAAGCTTGCCTGGCTATAAAGATTTGGACTTTAGAATTCTATCAGCTACAACTTATATCTCAATATAGCAGCTATGCCTCCTGCTGCTGACAGCCTCTGGTTTCCTTCTACGTCTATGACTTCACAGCCCTGCCCCAAAGCATCTTCTACTATCTCATCAACTATGTCGTGATAATAAACAAGCTGTCCCTCACAGTAAGGGCATCCTTCCTGCTTTTCCACACTAATATATTGGCAGGAATCACAAACATAACCTTCCTGTATTAGGTTGCGGTCATACACCAGGGTCCTTATCTGTTCTATAAGTAAAGCCTTAATGGTAGCTTTTATCCCCGCTACTGCCCAGCCATTGGGATTATATTCGTCAAAAAGATCATCCACTAATTTATCTTTAGTCGCCTTTTCATACTGGTCTACCAGCTCCTGGGCCTTTTTGCTTATTTGCCACACCTCAGTATCTGGCTGCGCTTCAATCTGTCCAATTTTTTTGGACTGCAGGTAATTGTGCAGGTAGTTGGAAAAATTAGATAATATTTCTTTTCGGCCAGCTACTATCAAATAGTCAAATTTTCCCTGGCTGAACAGCTCCATGGTTTTATCATTTATAATTTTAAAGAAGCGGTGGAGCTTTTCCTCAATCTTGCCCAGCAGTTTCTTTTCCCTGAAAGCAGCTTCGCTCCTGAAATTAACCTTGGAGGGTACGTCATTTATAAAGGCGGCCAGGTATTCATTTATCTGCCCCAGATAAAGGAGGTATATCTGGGCTTTCTCACGGTCCATGAGCAAAATAGCATATTTGTTAAAGCTTTGCACCATAGACCTTAAGTTCTGTGTATGGGGTTTGGGATCTACAATTATTTTGGACCTCATCACTATGGGAAAAGCCAGTTCTTGCCATAATTGTTCCCCATCTGAAAATATGAGAAGTGTTTTTGCCGAATCAGCCTTAAACCTGTCATCCACATAACTTTTAATCTTTTCAAAAATATCATAAACCTTTTTTTTATCTTCCCGGGGAATACCAGGATTATTTTCCAGTTCATCTTTTTTTTGGGTTATCATGGAATTTAGAGTGGTCAGGTAGCCTCTTTTATCGGTCCTGGCCCCATCTACCATCAAATAAAGCGATACAACCAGGTTTCCTGAAGGCTTGTAATCCAGTACCTGCGCCAATCCTATTTTACCGCTGTTATCTTTATTCATCTAACCTCCCCTTATCTTAGAAAATGCTTTTAATTAACTTCAAAATTTAATATCATTATACAATATTTATCCTTACATTTTTATCATTACCAAATTAGTAATAGGATTACAGATGCTTGCTTTCATTGGCTATAAATTTATTGAATTTCTTGCTTTTGTTATCCCCTATCCTATTGCCTATTTTATTGCCAGGATACTGGCCAGGCTGGCAGTAGCAGCCAGGATTAATCTTACTCCCTTAAAAAAGAATATTTCCCGGGTACTTGCCTTAAAGCAGGATGACCCCCGTGTTTATAAAACGGCTATAATGATTTACAAGAATTGGCTGATGAATGTGGTTGATTTTCTCAAACACAAGCGGGTATCCAGGGACAAGCTGAAGCAGCTGATAGAGCTGGAGGGCATGGAAAATTTAAAAAATGCCCTTAAAAAAGGTAAGGGAGCCATAATATTTACAGCACATATTGGAAATTTTGAGTGGGGTGCCTGCAGGATAGCGGTAGAAATAGAGAATACCTGGGGCATGGGCATGAGGCGGAAATATGAACCCCTCAATAGGTTTTTCGAGTCAAAAAGGATATCCAAAAGACTTCATACCATCTATAATAACCGTCTTTTAAACATATTCAGGATTTTAGAACAAAACGGAGTTGTAGCCATACCTACTGATTGGGACCCCACTGATAAGGCAGATCCAGTAGACTTTTTTGGTAAAAAATCAAAAATCCCTTACGGCCCCATTGTAACTGCATTAAAATCAGGGGCACCCCTTCTACCCAGTTTTATCTATAGAAAAGAAAAATATACCCATCACCAGGTAATTGGCCCGCCCCTGGCTATTGACAGCAGCAAAGACGCTTCCCATAATTTGGACAGGATGGTGGAAGTTTTGGAAGCTTATATTAGAAAGCATATTGACCAGTGGGAAATGTTCCATGATATTTGGGTTGACTAATATCCGGTTATAATTCTATATTTAATGTATTATGTCCAAACAAAAAGACTCAAATAACAGCAAGATTATATCCAAGAATATTTGGCATACATTAAGCACCCCACAGCTGCTGGAAAAACTTTCTACTTCTGCCCAGCAGGGTCTATCCAGCCAGGAGGCCCGTCAACGCTTAGCCTCTTTCGGCAAAAATGAACTGGAAGAAAAAAAAGGCAGGTCTCCTTTTAAAATATTTTTATCCCAATTTAACGACTTCATGATATGGATACTTATAGCAGCCGCCTTTATTTCAGGGGTGATTGTCAGGGAGATTACCGATGCCATTGTAATACTGATTATATTAGTTATTAATTCCGTGCTGGGTTTTGTCCAGGAATACCGGGCTGAAAAAGCACTGCAGGCACTAAAGGAGCTGGCCAGTCCCACGGCCAAGGTTATAAGGGACGGCCAAGAGCTGCAGGTTAATTCCAATCTTCTGGTCCCCGGGGATATAGTTAAACTGACTGCCGGGGACCTGGTACCGGCAGACTGCCGGGTTTTGGAACAGGTTAACCTGCAGACCAATGAGGCTCCCATTACCGGTGAATCCATGCCTGTAGACAAAATTAATACCGCTTTAGACAACCCCCAGCTGGGTATCGGGGATCGTATCAACTTATTATTTAGCGGTACCGTCATCACCCGGGGCAGGGGCAGGGCTGTGATTGTAGAAACCGGAAAAAATACAGAAATAGGCAAGATAGCCTCCATGGTGCAGCAGGAAGAAGAGCTTACTCCCCTGCAGAAGGAATTGAAAACAGTAGGCAAAAAGATAGGGATAATATGCATAGTAATAAGTGTAATAGTATTTGGATCTGGCCTGCTTAAAGGAAATCCCCTGGGTGAAATGCTGCTGGTAGCAGTGGCTTTGGCGGTAGCAGCTATACCCGAAGGGCTTCCAGCCATAGTTACCGTTTCACTGGCTTTAGGGGTGCAGAAGATGGCCAAGAATAATGCTTTGATCAGGAAACTCAGCTCGGTGGAAACCCTGGGAGGGGTTACTGTAATATGTACAGATAAAACCGGTACCCTTACTATTAATAAGATGATGGTAAGAAAAATTTTTACCGGCCTTAATGAAGATAAACCATATTCTGACTATATCAGCCAACAGGATAAAAGCAGCCTAAAGCCTTCAGGACAGGGCTTAAATTACCTGCTCCAGGCAGCCCTTCTCTGCAATGATGCTTATTATATAGATGAGCAAAAAGGCACGGTCAGCGGTGACCCTACTGAAACCGCGCTATTGGAGCTGGGGCAGTCTTATTCTCTGTCCAAATCTGATTTGGAACAGAAAATGCCCCGGATAGCTGAAGAGCCGTTTGACTCTGAACGGAAAATGATGACTACCGTACACCAGGACCAAAAAGAGCACCTATTATTCTCCAAGGGTGCTCCCGAGGTCATCTTAAGCCGCTGCAGCCGGATAATAAAGGAGGGCCAGGTTACCCCCCTTACCGACCAGGACAGGCAAAATATAGCCAATAACCATACCGGCCTGGCTAAAAATGCTATGCGTACCTTGGCCTTTGCTTTTAAAGCCTTGGACCAGATCCCCTCAGCAAAAGAGGTAGGCAGGTTAGAGCAGGATTTAATTTATTGCGGTTCAATAGGCATGATAGATCCTCCCCGTCCGGAAGCGGCAGCAGCTATCAAGCAATGCAAAAGGGCTAATATCGGAGTTATCATGGTCACTGGTGACCACAAGTTGACTGCCCAGGCTATCGGCACCGAGCTGGGGCTTCTTGATGAAGGGGACCTGGTGCTGGACGGCCAAGAGCTGGATGCGCTTTCTGCGGAAGAGCTGCAGCAGCAGATTGAAAATATTAAGATCTTTGCCCGGGTATCTCCTGCCAATAAGGTGGCCATTGTGGATGCCTTAAAAAAGAACCAGCATATTGTAGCCATGACTGGAGATGGCATAAATGACGCTCCTTCTTTAAAGAAAGCTGATATAGGAGTAGCTATGGGAATAACCGGTACTGATGTCAGTAAAGAATCCAGTGAGATGATACTAACTGATGACAATTTTGCCACCATAGTAAAAGCCATAAGGCAGGGGCGGATTATTTATGATAATTTGAAAAAATTCATACTATTCCTTTTGTCCTGCAATATTTCTGAAGTGCTGCTTATGTTTATAGCCATAGTGTTTGGCGACTACATCTTCTACCTTATACTGGGAGAGCGGGGATTTTTATATATACCCCTGCTGCCGGTACAGATATTATGGATGAACCTGATTACTGACGGCCTGCCTGCAATGGCTTTGGGGGTAGACCCTCCAGAAGCAAATATAATGGAACGGAAAGCCCAGAAGAACAAGGAACAAATACTTAGCCCCCGAAGGCTGGGTATTGTCAGCTGGCAGGGACTGGTGCTAACCTTTGGGGCTTTGTTTGTGTTTTTTGCCGGACCGGTAATATTTCCCCATAATACTCAGCATGATATAGATATATTCCACACCAGCGTGTTTACTACCCTGGTGCTTTCACAGCTGTTCCATACTTTTAATTTCAGGTTCCAAAACCGGGGGATATTTACCAAAGATATTTTTGCCAACAAATACCTGAATCTGGCAATTATTGCCTCCATTCTTCTGCAGGCAGCTATTATCTATATTCCCTGGCTGCAGGATATTTTCAATACTACCGCCCTTTCCCTAAATCACTGGCTGCTTATTGTTATTAGCTCTTTGGTACCAGTAATAATTATTAATTTCATTAACCAGATAAGATATAAGACTTCAGGTAAGGGAGATTGAGTGCATCACACCTGTATTAAATTAAACTCCTCCCTTAATTATGACCTGGAAGTAAACCGCTGGACCGCTGCCGATGAACAGGCTGTGGTTCAAATTGCCCATGGGATGGCAGAACATTCAGCCAGGTATGGCCCTTTTGCCCAATTCCTAACCAACAACCATATCTCAGTTTATGCCCACGACCACCGGGGGCATGGAAAACTAGCCCAGCAGCAGGGCCAGGCTGGTTTATGCCCTCCCCAAAGAGGCTGGCAGTATATGATAGAGGATATGCTAAAAGTAAACAGGCATATAAAAGAAAGCCATCCCGGAAAACCCGTATTTATGCTGGGACACAGCATGGGCTCCCTGTTGGCTATCAATTTTGCTTATCTTTATGGCGACTTCATAGATGGACTGTTGCTTACCGGAGTGGCCAGCCCTCAACCCATTTTCTCCAGGATAGGTCTGGTTATAGCAGCCCTGCAATCAAGATTTAAAGGAATACATGCCCCCAGCCAGCTGCTGCATAATATGCTTTTCGGTGGATACAATAAACATTTTATGCCTGCCCGAACAGATTATGATTGGCTGAGTACCAACACAGAAGCAGTGGATAACTATATTGCAGATCCCCATTGCGGCATTGTTTTCTGCACCAAATTTTTTTACGATTTAGCCCGGGCTACCCTGGATATTTATAAGGTAAGCAACCTGGAAAAAATACCAAAGACCCTGCCCTTGCTGTTGATGGCTGGAAGCCAGGATGCAGTAGGCCACATGACTAAAGGGGTTGAAAAAGTCTATCAGCTTTTCCAAAAAGCAGGGATAAAAGATTTGAAGTTTAAAATCTATGACCGTTGCCGGCATGAACTGTTGAATGAAGAAATAAGGTTAACCATATACCAGGATATAATAAACTGGATAAGCTCCCGCCTTTAGCTGTTTTTAAAGTAATGCAGAAACCGGTCTTCATACTGCGCATAAATATCCCAGCGATCCAGCTCATTTTTTAACTGGCCGGCATCAATTTCTCCCTTTTCAAACTGTTTAAATTTTTTATCAACTTCCAGCCTTACCGCTACCGGTATTCCAGAACGGTCCCGGGCCAGTACCGGCTTACCTTCAGCATTCAGGTTAATATAGTTCTTTTTAAACATCTCCGGCAGGTGTGACCGCTGTGCGCTATAGGTGATTACTTCCTGTATAAATTTAAACAGGGAGATATCCCAAAATTCATCTACTCCCTTTATCAGCCCGCAAGCCTGATCCTGGCTATTATTTATCTGGCTTTCAATATTTTCGGCAATAGCAGTAATAGGCTTGCTTACTATCTCCATCTGTTCAGCACTTTTTATAAATTTCAGGTTATATAAAATAAGGGCCAGGTCACTATCTTCCTTGGCCAGCATCTTTAAGGCTTCCTGCGCTTCAGGGCTGAATCCTTCCAGGCGCAACATATAGGAGGGGGTAATAAGTTTAGGTTTTTCCCAGGTGATTTTTCCCTGCCTGACTACTGTTTCTTCCTCTCCGCTTTCCCCTTCAAATTCCTTGTACAGGGGCTCAGATACTATAAAATAGCTCATGGTAGTAGAGCCGGATGTGGATAAATACTTCTGGGGAAGTATAAGCACTTCGGTGTTTTCCAATACGTATTTTATCTTATCTTCCATGTTCATTAATAACCTTCCTGATAGCGTAGATTAAAGAATACAATGGTTGGTAAAAAGTTACAAGGGAGGCATTCCCTTTCAGGAATCTATGGTTTGTGAAGCTATTATTTGGACTCCCGTGCCCAGCAAGTTTGCAGCCAGGCAATCACCTGCTTTTACCGGGGCTTCGGCCTTAATCTTTTTAACTTCCCTTATAAGTTGTGTCAATTTATCCTTTCTTACCGGATCCTTGCTCCTAACTGGCAGCCGGCGGGCTATTTTAGATTCTATGGTTATGGAAGTGGTTAATATCCTTACCGGATTAAATATCTCTTTTTGGACAAAATCCAGGCCCCGGGGGCATTGGTTTCCGCTTATACTTATAATTTTCTGCCCTGTGTAACAGACATCAAGCCGGCATCCTGCCGGGCAGGTAATACAGGTTAGCTGCTTAGTTTTCATAGCCTTCTGCCTCTACCACAATTTTCTGGTGTTTGGAAATTTCATATTTGGAAAAATCCTCCCTCCGCACTCTCCAAAGGACCATCTCACCCGGGTTAAGATATTTTTGGATTCGTTTCAGCCTGGTACCTTTAATACTGAGCCTGGCCTGGACAAAAGGCTGTTTAACCCTGATTTTAAATTCTACCCCATCGGTACCGGTAATTTTTTCGGGAATCAGCTGGCTAATACCCCGGCCAGCTGCCACTTCTATTTCAGGCCGGGCATGCCTTTTTCCCCTGATATAGTTTACTGCTGCTTTCCCGGCTAGATAAGCATCCCTGGTTACTTGGTCCACCAGGTCATAAACAAACAAGGAGTTGCCGCAGGAAAATATGCCTTCAGCAGAAGTGGAAAAAAACTGGTCTACTGCAGGTCCTCCCGTGGCTGGATCCATCCCTATGCCAGCCTCCCTGGCCAGCTCATTTTCCGGTATTAGCCCTACTGACAGCAGCAGGGTATCGCATTTTACTATTTTAGCGGCCCCGCTTACAGTATTTGTTATCTCTACTGCCTGCAGCCTCCCCCCGCCTATAATGCGGGAAACGGTAGAATGAAAGGCTAAGGGTATATCATAATCCTCCAGGCATTGCACTATATTTCTATTAAGACCGGAAGAATAAGGCATAAGCTCATAAACCCCTTCCACCTGGCATCCTTCCCATATAAGCCTTCTGGCCATAATTAGGCCAATATCACCAGACCCCAATATTACTGCTTTTTTTCCAGGCAGGCAGCCGTACAGGTTTATCATTCTCTGGGCTACCCCGGCGGTGTAAACTCCGGCAGGCCTGCTTCCGGCAATGGATAGTGCCCCCCTGGTTCTTTCCCTGCATCCAGAGGCCAGTATTATGGCCTTACCCCTGATAGTGCTAAAGCCAGCTTTCTTGCTGGCAATTATTACCTCCTTGGCCCTATTGATAGACAAGGCCATGGTATCCAGCCTTACTTCTATATCAAGGTTTTTTACTTGGTCTATGAATAACTGGGCATATTCAGGCCCGGTAAGCTCTTTCTTAAAAATATTTAAGCCAAAACCGGCATGGATGCATTGAGGCAGGATACCGCCTAAAAAATTCTCCCTCTCTACTACTACCATCCTATCCAAACCCATCTGCCGGGCTTTACAGGCGGCAGCCAGCCCTGCCGGTCCTCCCCCTATAATAATGAGGTCATATGAATTACTCACAATATGCTTCCTAAAACCATTTTTGAACCTGTTCCTTTTTTAGTCAATTCCTCCAGGGGCAGGCCCAGTTCCCTGGCTAGGATATCTAATATTTTAAGGCTGCAGTATCCGCCCTGGCACCGGCCCATACCCGCCCTGGTCCTAAACTTGATGCCATCCAGGGTTCTGGCTCCCCTGGCTATGGCTTCCACTATTTCTGCTTCAGTTATTTTCTCACACCGGCATATTATCCTTCCATAGCCGGGATTTGTTTTATACAGAGCCTGGTTGGCCCTATATTGGGACTGGTCAAGTTTCAATATGGATTTTCTTATTGGATTAAAACGGCGGTTAGGTGTAACTTTTAACCCTGAATCCTGGAGCAGGCCTATAGCCATCCGGGCAATAGCAAAAGCACAGGTTAGCCCTGGAGATTGTATCCCTGCTAAATTTATAAAACGCCGATTTGTTGCTGAAGCTGATATTACAAAATCATTGGTATCGGATACAGCCCTTATTCCGGCAAAGGAAGTTATAGCCTGGCTAAAAGGTATACCGGGAAACCAGCTGAGCGCTTTATTTTTAATCCGGGCCAAGCCCTGCTCAGTGGTCTCTGTATCAATCTTTTTTAAAGGCTCATAATCCGGTCCTATCAGGGTGTTTCCACCTATAGTAGGGGTTACCAGGATGCCCTTGGACCTTTTTTCCCTGCCCCTGGTAAGGGGAAAATTAATATGGGATACAAAGCCTTCAGTTTCCCGGTCCAGCAGTATATACTGTCCCTTTACCGGATTAATGGTAAAACTGTGGTCGCCTATCATCCCGGCTATGCGGTGGGCAGCAATCCCTGCTGCATTAATTATATAATCTGACTCAATGGCCATTGAGTCAGAGTGCAAAATAAAGGATTTACCGGCCTTAATCCCCTGCACCTCAAAACCTAATAAAAATATGGCCCCATTTGCCCTGGCATTCTCGTAAGCGGCAATGGCCGCTTCATAGGGAGATACAATACAGGCATCGGGAGCATATAGGGCGGCGGTAACCTGGCTGCTTACAGCCGGCTCCAGATCTTTTATTTTAGAATAGCTGCGTAGTAAAGATAGTTTTTGTATCCCCTGCCGTTTCCCCTGGCTGTAGAGCTGCTCCAGGGCGCTAATGCCTTCCGGGCTGCTGGCGTTTACCAGGGAACCAATATTTTTTAAGGGTATATCTAACTCTGGGGCATTCTGCCTGAATATCTTGTTCCCCTGATGGGTTAACTTTAATTTCAAGCTTCCTGGCTCCCCTGCATATCCTGCATGCAGGATACCGCTGTTAGCCTTGGTGGTTTGCCAGCCTACATCCTGCTCTTTTTCTAGGACCGCTATGGTCAGGTTGTACCTGGAAAGTTCGCGGGCTAAGCAGCATCCGGTAATTCCCGCTCCTATGATAGCTATATCTGCTTTAAAAAAAGGTTTAGGTTTTTGTGCAGCCATTCTAAAATTTAATCCTTATTAGGGAAGGCCATAAAATTCTTACAGTTACTTTTCATCAGCCCAGTTCCGGGACCGCTCCACAGCCTTTTGCCATTTACTGTATAGTTTTTTTCTAAGACCAGCTTCCATCTCAGAAAAATATCTTTCATATTCCATAGGGTTCTTGATATCCTTGGCAGAAGGCCATAAGCCCATGCCCAGCCCTGCCCCATACATGGCTCCCAGAGCAGTAATTTCGGCAATATCCAGCTTGTCTATTTCCTTTCCGGTTATATCCGCCAGTATCTGGCAGAAAAGCCTGTTTTTGGTAACACCGCCGTCAATTCTTACCTGGGGCAGGTGCAAACCGGTTTCCTTTTCCAACACATTAAGCACATCCAGGGTACGGTAGGCTATGGATTCCACCGCTGCCCTTATTATCTGTTTTTTATTGGTAGCCCGGGTTATTCCAATCAGCATGCCCCGGGCCAAAGGATCCCAATAAGGGGCGCCCAGCCCGGTAAAGGCAGGGACTATAAACAAATTATCCTGGTAATCCTCTCCGGCCGCTAAAAATTCAATATCTTTGTAATCCCCTATGATCCCCATGCCCTCCTTAAGCCATTGGAATATGCTGCCCGTATTGTATACGGACCCTTCCAGGGCATAATAGACTTCCCGGCCATTACTGTAAAAAATAGTAGAAAGCAGGCCGTGATGGCTGTTAATTTTATCTATGCCGCTGTTCATCATGATAAAAGAGCCGGTACCGAAGGTTGATTTTATATCCCCTTTAGAAAAGCACCGCTGCCCGAATAATGCTGCCTGTTGATCTCCAAATACGCAGGCTATGGGTATGCCGGCCCCAAAGGGAGAGCCGGCCTTGGTCTGTCCAAAATGCTGGTGGCCGTAGCTGGGCATGGCCTGGGGTAATATATTTTTGGGTACCCCGAAAATTTCCAGCAGCTCCTGGTCCCATTCCAGCTGGTTGATATCAAACAGTAAAGTGCGGGAAGCATTGGAATAATCGGTAACATGCTTGCCGGCCAGTTTATAGATTATATAGGAGTCCAAAGTACCAAAAGCCGCTTTGCCTGCCTGGGCCAGTTCATTTATATGCGGATAGTGGTTAAGAAGCCAGGCAATTTTAGTGGCAGAAAAATAAGGGTCTATGGTCAATCCTGTTTTTTGCTTTACCAGCATTTCATAACCCTTGTCCTGGAGCAGCCTGCACTGGGCAGAAGTTCTCCGGTCCTGCCAAACAATAAGGTTGGCCATCGGCCGGCCGGAATCCTTTTCCCATATGGCTACCGACTCCCTTTGGTTAGTAATTCCCAGAGCCATAATCTGGTTTGACTCTATGTTTGCTTGATCGATGGCCCCTTCAATAACCAAAATTACCGCAGACCAAATTTCTTCCAGGTCCTCTTCCACCCAACCGGGATAGGGATAAACCTGGGCAATAGGCTGAAAAGCCTGGGCATGCACATTGCCATCCAGGTTAAATATTATAAACCTAATTGAAGTAGTTCCCAGATCCAATACTCCTATATAATCCTGGCGGGAAGGATTTTGCCTATAGGCTTTAGCGGAAACCTGGGGTATGGTATCACTTTTTGACAGGAGCACTATTTAGGGTTCCTCCTTTGTATATAAAAGATATATCATATATTATAATGGATAGGGTTCAATTTAAAAACAATAGTTTTGAACCAAGACTAAAGGAGGGCTATGGAACCTGTGGTTCACCATATGGGATTAGCCCGGCTAGAGCTGGCAACAGGCGATATAACCAAGCAAAAGACAGAGGCCATAGTAAATGCAGCCAACACCCGGCTTTCACCGGGAGGGGGAGTTTCTGGCGCTATACACCAGGCAGCCGGACCGGAACTTTGGAAGGAAGCAAGAACTCTGGGAGGGTGCCCTACCGGGGAAGCCAGGATAACCAAGGGATACCTTTTACCTGCCCGCTTTGTAATACACACCGTAGGTCCTGTATACAGCAATTCTTCCCAGGATCCTAAAAAGCTAAGCAGTTGTTATAAGAGCAGCTTAGACCTGGCTTTAGGCTACAACCTAAACAGCATATCTTTTCCTTCCATAAGCACCGGCATATTTGGATACCCTGTAGAACCCGCCTCAATTATTGCCTTAAATACAGTAATAGATTATCTTGAAAAGAATCATAAGCCTGCTTTAGTCAGGTTTGTTCTCTACTCAGATACAGATTTTAACACCTACCATAACAGCCTGGATAAGATTCTAAACCCGCATTAGGAGCATTTGGAGTACCCGCAGTTTCTGCATACATAGCATCCGCCCTCCGGCTCCATGATTCCGCCACAATCTTCTTCAGGACAGATCATAATCGATTTAGGACCGCTTTTTATATCCAGATCAAACTTGTTGGTACCCTTTGCTGAATATTCTATAGCCTTTCCTATGGCATCGGGGCAGGAAAGCACATGGGTATTATCATCCGCAATACAGGTTATGCACCTGATGCCCTCCAGCTGGCTTAATATGGAGTCGATCTCTATGCCGGACCTTATGGATATGCTTATCAGGCGGCCTATGGCTTCGGTTAAGGCTGAGCATCCTTCTTCACCTGTATTGGTAAATACCTCACAGATACCTTTTTCATCGGAGTTAACGGTCACATAGAGCTTTCCGCAGCCTCCGATTAAATATTTCTTGGTCATGCCCCTGGTAACATCAGGCCTGGGCCTGGGCTTTATAGTAGCTGATAGGGTCCTTGCCTCCGGGGAAATAAGGTTTTCTTCCTGCTTTGGGTCCTTGCTTTCTACCTGTAATACCTGGCTGTCCCTGCTTCCATCCCTATATATGGTAATGCCCTTACACCCCAGCCGGTAAGCCAGCATATATACATCTTCAACATCCTTTTCGGAAGCATTATGGGGAAAGTTTACCGTCTTGGACACAGCATTATCCACAAATTTTTGGAAAGCTGCCTGCATCCTTACATGCCATACCGGTGTAATTTGATGGGCAGTTACGAATACCCTTCTATGTTTCTGGGGAACTTCTTCCAGGCCATCCAGGTTACCCTGTTCTGCAATCTTTATCATAAGTTCAGGAGAGTAGAAATCCTCCTGGCGGGCTATGTGTTCAAAATAGGGATTTACTTCTACCAGCTTATCATTGTCCATAACATTTTTAGTAAAAGAAATAGCAAATATGGGCTCGATACCGCTGGAGCATCCCGCAATTATGCTCAAGGTTCCAGTGGGGGCAATGGTGGTAGTAGTAGAATTTCTGATAGGTTCTTCATCAGGGCTGTCATAGACACTGCCTCTAATAGCGGGGAAAGGTCCCCTTTCCCTGGCCAGGTTCCTGGAAGCCTGCTTGGATTCATCCTGTATAAAACTCATAACTTCTCTGCCCAGCTCCAATGCCTCTTCACTGTTATAAGGGACATCCAGCTGTATAAGCATATCAGCAAAACCCATAACTCCCAAACCAATCTTACGGTTCTGGTGAACCATCTGGGTAATTTTATCCAAAGGATATTTGCTCATGTCTATAACATCATCTAAAAACCTTACTGCCACATGGACTATTTCCCTTAATTTTTCATAATCAATTATCTTGGACGCTGCCTCTTCCTTAACCATATGAGCCAGGTTAATAGAACCTAAATTACAGGCTTCGTAAGGAAGCAGGGGCTGCTCTCCGCAGGGGTTGGTACTCTCTATCTGGCCCATATTAGGGGTAGGGTTATCCTTGTTCAGCCTATCTAAGAATACGATACCGGGATCCCCATTGGACCAAGCATGTTTTACTATTTTCTCAAATATCTCTCTGGCCCGGTAATGATCTACCACTTCTTTGGTCCTGGGGTTTAAAATCTCATACTCGGTATCATTTTCTACCGCTTTCATAAAAGTTTCAGTAACCCCTACCGATATATTAAAATTGGTAAGTTTTTCACAATCTTCCTTGGCG
Coding sequences within:
- a CDS encoding calcium-translocating P-type ATPase, PMCA-type, giving the protein MSKQKDSNNSKIISKNIWHTLSTPQLLEKLSTSAQQGLSSQEARQRLASFGKNELEEKKGRSPFKIFLSQFNDFMIWILIAAAFISGVIVREITDAIVILIILVINSVLGFVQEYRAEKALQALKELASPTAKVIRDGQELQVNSNLLVPGDIVKLTAGDLVPADCRVLEQVNLQTNEAPITGESMPVDKINTALDNPQLGIGDRINLLFSGTVITRGRGRAVIVETGKNTEIGKIASMVQQEEELTPLQKELKTVGKKIGIICIVISVIVFGSGLLKGNPLGEMLLVAVALAVAAIPEGLPAIVTVSLALGVQKMAKNNALIRKLSSVETLGGVTVICTDKTGTLTINKMMVRKIFTGLNEDKPYSDYISQQDKSSLKPSGQGLNYLLQAALLCNDAYYIDEQKGTVSGDPTETALLELGQSYSLSKSDLEQKMPRIAEEPFDSERKMMTTVHQDQKEHLLFSKGAPEVILSRCSRIIKEGQVTPLTDQDRQNIANNHTGLAKNAMRTLAFAFKALDQIPSAKEVGRLEQDLIYCGSIGMIDPPRPEAAAAIKQCKRANIGVIMVTGDHKLTAQAIGTELGLLDEGDLVLDGQELDALSAEELQQQIENIKIFARVSPANKVAIVDALKKNQHIVAMTGDGINDAPSLKKADIGVAMGITGTDVSKESSEMILTDDNFATIVKAIRQGRIIYDNLKKFILFLLSCNISEVLLMFIAIVFGDYIFYLILGERGFLYIPLLPVQILWMNLITDGLPAMALGVDPPEANIMERKAQKNKEQILSPRRLGIVSWQGLVLTFGALFVFFAGPVIFPHNTQHDIDIFHTSVFTTLVLSQLFHTFNFRFQNRGIFTKDIFANKYLNLAIIASILLQAAIIYIPWLQDIFNTTALSLNHWLLIVISSLVPVIIINFINQIRYKTSGKGD
- a CDS encoding DUF1667 domain-containing protein; protein product: MKTKQLTCITCPAGCRLDVCYTGQKIISISGNQCPRGLDFVQKEIFNPVRILTTSITIESKIARRLPVRSKDPVRKDKLTQLIREVKKIKAEAPVKAGDCLAANLLGTGVQIIASQTIDS
- a CDS encoding lysophospholipase codes for the protein MHHTCIKLNSSLNYDLEVNRWTAADEQAVVQIAHGMAEHSARYGPFAQFLTNNHISVYAHDHRGHGKLAQQQGQAGLCPPQRGWQYMIEDMLKVNRHIKESHPGKPVFMLGHSMGSLLAINFAYLYGDFIDGLLLTGVASPQPIFSRIGLVIAALQSRFKGIHAPSQLLHNMLFGGYNKHFMPARTDYDWLSTNTEAVDNYIADPHCGIVFCTKFFYDLARATLDIYKVSNLEKIPKTLPLLLMAGSQDAVGHMTKGVEKVYQLFQKAGIKDLKFKIYDRCRHELLNEEIRLTIYQDIINWISSRL
- a CDS encoding FAD-dependent oxidoreductase; translated protein: MSNSYDLIIIGGGPAGLAAACKARQMGLDRMVVVERENFLGGILPQCIHAGFGLNIFKKELTGPEYAQLFIDQVKNLDIEVRLDTMALSINRAKEVIIASKKAGFSTIRGKAIILASGCRERTRGALSIAGSRPAGVYTAGVAQRMINLYGCLPGKKAVILGSGDIGLIMARRLIWEGCQVEGVYELMPYSSGLNRNIVQCLEDYDIPLAFHSTVSRIIGGGRLQAVEITNTVSGAAKIVKCDTLLLSVGLIPENELAREAGIGMDPATGGPAVDQFFSTSAEGIFSCGNSLFVYDLVDQVTRDAYLAGKAAVNYIRGKRHARPEIEVAAGRGISQLIPEKITGTDGVEFKIRVKQPFVQARLSIKGTRLKRIQKYLNPGEMVLWRVRREDFSKYEISKHQKIVVEAEGYEN
- a CDS encoding lysophospholipid acyltransferase family protein, with the protein product MLAFIGYKFIEFLAFVIPYPIAYFIARILARLAVAARINLTPLKKNISRVLALKQDDPRVYKTAIMIYKNWLMNVVDFLKHKRVSRDKLKQLIELEGMENLKNALKKGKGAIIFTAHIGNFEWGACRIAVEIENTWGMGMRRKYEPLNRFFESKRISKRLHTIYNNRLLNIFRILEQNGVVAIPTDWDPTDKADPVDFFGKKSKIPYGPIVTALKSGAPLLPSFIYRKEKYTHHQVIGPPLAIDSSKDASHNLDRMVEVLEAYIRKHIDQWEMFHDIWVD